In the genome of Kitasatospora cineracea, one region contains:
- a CDS encoding cobalamin biosynthesis protein, which produces MGAAPYLVGAAAGYLADARLGDPRRGHPVALFGTAAARLERRLWRDHRGAGALHTALAVGTVAAGAALAVRAVRRSPVAAGALAAGAAFTVLGGTSLTREATAIGRSLADGDLAAARERLPHLCGRDPSGLDEQQVARAVVESVAENTADAVVNALVWGGVAGVPGLLAFRAVNTLDAMVGHRSARYRRFGWAAARLDDVAGWPGARLTALLAVAASGAPGRAWRVWRRDGSAHPSPNAGQAEAAFAGALGVQLGGTLRYGERVEHRPVLGAGLPPVGTADIERACRLSRRVGALALAATLALRALGGRRRR; this is translated from the coding sequence ATGGGGGCTGCCCCGTACCTGGTGGGCGCGGCCGCGGGATACCTCGCGGACGCCCGGCTCGGAGACCCCCGGCGCGGACACCCCGTCGCCCTGTTCGGCACCGCCGCGGCCCGGCTGGAGCGCCGCCTGTGGCGCGACCACCGCGGGGCCGGGGCGCTGCACACCGCGCTCGCCGTCGGCACGGTCGCGGCCGGGGCGGCGCTGGCCGTCCGGGCCGTCCGGCGCTCCCCCGTCGCGGCCGGGGCGCTGGCCGCCGGGGCCGCCTTCACCGTGCTGGGCGGGACGTCGCTGACCCGGGAGGCCACCGCGATCGGGCGTTCGCTGGCGGACGGCGACCTGGCCGCCGCGCGCGAGCGGCTGCCGCACCTGTGCGGGCGCGACCCGTCGGGCCTGGACGAGCAGCAGGTGGCCCGGGCGGTGGTCGAGTCGGTCGCCGAGAACACCGCCGACGCGGTGGTCAACGCCCTGGTCTGGGGCGGCGTCGCGGGCGTGCCCGGGCTGCTGGCGTTCCGGGCCGTCAACACGCTGGACGCCATGGTCGGGCACAGGTCGGCCCGCTACCGGCGCTTCGGCTGGGCCGCGGCCCGGCTCGACGACGTCGCCGGGTGGCCGGGGGCGCGGCTGACCGCGCTGCTGGCCGTCGCCGCGTCCGGCGCGCCCGGGCGGGCCTGGCGGGTCTGGCGGCGGGACGGCTCCGCGCACCCGAGCCCCAACGCGGGCCAGGCGGAGGCCGCGTTCGCGGGGGCGCTGGGCGTGCAGCTGGGCGGCACCCTGCGGTACGGCGAACGGGTCGAGCACCGGCCGGTGCTGGGCGCGGGCCTGCCGCCGGTCGGCACGGCCGACATCGAACGGGCCTGCCGCCTCTCGCGCCGGGTCGGCGCGCTCGCGCTGGCGGCCACGCTGGCCCTGCGGGCACTGGGCGGACGGCGGCGCAGGTGA
- a CDS encoding phosphatidylserine decarboxylase codes for MPISPSPHTSAQGPGPEGRRPRVTIARGATPWFVPTLATAAVTTALTRRSGKWALAAVPACALSAGMLWFFRDPEREIGAGRVISPADGVVQSIDEWPDGRTRVAIFMSPLNVHVNRAPLPGTVTSVEHIAGGFVPAFNKDSDRNERVVWHFDTELGDIEMVQIAGAVARRIVPYVDAGTKVEQGERVGLIRFGSRVDTYLPAGVEVGVTVGQKTTAGVTRLDRD; via the coding sequence ATGCCCATCAGCCCGTCCCCTCACACCTCCGCCCAGGGTCCCGGACCCGAGGGTCGGCGCCCCCGCGTGACCATCGCGCGCGGTGCCACCCCGTGGTTCGTTCCCACGCTGGCCACCGCCGCCGTGACGACCGCCCTCACCCGGCGTTCCGGCAAGTGGGCCCTGGCGGCCGTGCCCGCCTGCGCCCTGAGCGCTGGCATGCTGTGGTTCTTCCGCGACCCCGAGCGCGAGATCGGCGCCGGGCGAGTCATCTCCCCGGCCGACGGCGTGGTCCAGTCCATCGACGAGTGGCCGGACGGGCGCACCCGCGTCGCCATCTTCATGAGCCCGCTCAACGTCCACGTCAACCGCGCGCCGCTGCCCGGCACCGTGACGTCCGTCGAGCACATCGCCGGTGGGTTCGTCCCGGCGTTCAACAAGGACAGCGACCGCAACGAGCGCGTCGTGTGGCACTTCGACACCGAGCTCGGCGACATCGAGATGGTGCAGATCGCGGGTGCTGTGGCCCGCCGCATCGTCCCCTACGTGGACGCCGGCACCAAGGTCGAGCAGGGCGAGCGGGTCGGTCTGATCCGCTTCGGCTCCCGCGTCGACACCTACCTGCCGGCGGGCGTCGAGGTCGGCGTCACGGTCGGCCAGAAGACCACCGCCGGGGTGACTCGCCTTGACCGTGACTGA
- a CDS encoding alpha/beta hydrolase family protein, which produces MRWGTAAVVAAAAAGTGAAAFLLLGRRVSDRVVRPGSAQVVFAPAPVEVHDLGPGRVVLTATPDTLRRGHYALEWGEDGHAVVGEVLGSGGGRVTRRLERADGGTLAVGTEVRVTPRVLLGDPRTALGLDYADVAVASDLGNLPAWRTAGIRGTWVVLVHGPGTGREQALPVLPLLHALRLPTLTVSYRGDADAPPSPDGLGHFGETEWEDVDVAVRYALAQGAGQVVLYGWSVGATVALHTAARSTWRDRIAGLVLDSPVLDWSETVRRGATRTWSSPALGELGALAARGRTGVDLADFARIASGADLPSPALLLHSPDDPVAPWSAAQRLADGRDDLVSLHPVPHAEHAALWNADPDGYTEALRRFLTPLL; this is translated from the coding sequence ATGCGTTGGGGAACCGCAGCCGTCGTCGCAGCCGCCGCCGCAGGAACCGGAGCGGCGGCCTTCCTGCTGCTCGGCCGGAGAGTCTCGGACCGGGTGGTGCGCCCCGGCTCCGCGCAGGTCGTGTTCGCGCCCGCCCCGGTCGAGGTGCACGACCTCGGGCCGGGCCGGGTGGTGCTGACCGCGACGCCGGACACCCTGCGCCGCGGGCACTACGCGCTGGAGTGGGGCGAGGACGGCCACGCCGTGGTCGGCGAGGTGCTCGGCAGTGGCGGCGGCCGGGTCACCCGGCGGCTGGAGCGGGCCGACGGCGGCACCCTCGCGGTCGGCACCGAGGTCCGGGTCACCCCGCGGGTGCTGCTCGGCGACCCGCGCACCGCGCTCGGGCTGGACTACGCGGACGTCGCGGTGGCCAGCGACCTCGGCAACCTGCCGGCCTGGCGCACCGCGGGCATCCGCGGCACCTGGGTGGTCCTGGTGCACGGCCCGGGCACCGGCCGCGAGCAGGCCCTGCCGGTGCTGCCGCTGCTGCACGCGCTGCGGCTGCCCACCCTGACCGTCAGCTACCGCGGCGACGCGGACGCGCCGCCCTCGCCCGACGGCCTGGGCCACTTCGGCGAGACCGAGTGGGAGGACGTCGACGTCGCCGTCCGGTACGCGCTGGCCCAGGGCGCGGGCCAGGTGGTGCTGTACGGCTGGTCGGTCGGCGCGACCGTCGCCCTGCACACCGCCGCCCGCTCCACCTGGCGGGACCGGATCGCCGGGCTGGTGCTGGACTCCCCGGTGCTCGACTGGTCCGAGACGGTCCGCCGGGGCGCCACCCGGACCTGGTCCTCCCCGGCCCTCGGCGAACTCGGCGCGCTCGCCGCCCGCGGCCGCACCGGCGTCGACCTCGCCGACTTCGCCCGGATCGCCTCCGGTGCCGACCTGCCCTCGCCGGCGCTGCTGCTGCACAGCCCCGACGACCCGGTCGCCCCGTGGAGCGCCGCGCAGCGCCTCGCCGACGGCCGCGACGACCTGGTCAGCCTGCACCCGGTGCCGCACGCCGAGCACGCCGCGCTGTGGAACGCCGACCCGGACGGGTACACCGAGGCGCTGCGCCGCTTCCTCACCCCGCTGCTCTGA
- a CDS encoding MarR family winged helix-turn-helix transcriptional regulator — translation MSQSGGGIDLDTSLGYLLKEASSVLRSAMEEVLRPLGMTVTHYSCLELLAQRPGMSNSELARGAFVTRQSMNVLLQHLEREGDVVRPAAAPVGKALPARLTPRGRRSLEEASAAVRSVEVRMLAGMTEAEQADALRSLRSMIHSLRGGSAGS, via the coding sequence ATGAGTCAAAGCGGCGGCGGCATCGATCTGGACACCTCACTGGGCTACCTGCTGAAGGAGGCTTCGAGCGTCCTGCGCTCGGCCATGGAGGAGGTGCTGCGGCCGCTCGGCATGACCGTGACGCACTACTCCTGCCTCGAACTGCTGGCCCAGCGGCCGGGCATGTCGAACTCCGAACTGGCGCGCGGCGCGTTCGTGACCCGGCAGTCGATGAACGTGCTGCTCCAGCACCTGGAACGGGAGGGGGACGTGGTCAGGCCCGCGGCGGCGCCGGTCGGGAAGGCCCTGCCGGCCCGGCTCACGCCCCGCGGGCGGCGGAGCCTGGAGGAGGCGAGCGCGGCAGTCCGCTCGGTGGAGGTCAGGATGCTGGCCGGGATGACCGAGGCCGAGCAGGCGGACGCGCTCCGGAGCCTGCGGAGCATGATCCACTCCCTGCGCGGGGGGAGTGCCGGCAGCTGA
- a CDS encoding VOC family protein, with amino-acid sequence MPVTGPDFISLQVRDLDAAQAFYQHYLGLVRSPAGPPHAVVFTTRPIAFALRDLVPGTDLDSAARPGLGTALWLHATDVQAVHDALAADGHPIVSAPVDGPFGRTFTFADPDGYHITLHDRA; translated from the coding sequence ATGCCCGTCACCGGCCCCGACTTCATCTCGCTGCAGGTCCGCGACCTCGACGCCGCGCAGGCGTTCTACCAGCACTACCTCGGCCTGGTCCGCTCGCCGGCCGGCCCCCCGCACGCCGTCGTCTTCACCACCCGGCCGATCGCGTTCGCCCTCCGCGACCTCGTCCCCGGCACCGACCTCGACTCCGCCGCCCGGCCCGGCCTCGGCACCGCGCTCTGGCTGCACGCCACCGACGTCCAGGCCGTCCACGACGCCCTCGCCGCCGACGGCCACCCCATCGTCTCCGCACCGGTCGACGGCCCCTTCGGCCGGACCTTCACCTTCGCCGACCCCGACGGCTACCACATCACCCTCCACGACCGCGCCTGA
- a CDS encoding CDP-alcohol phosphatidyltransferase family protein encodes MELDDEESTELRRRRWARDRELRAPRSPQHLSTADFLTLGNAVCGFLAIYSITTGILMPHLTDESAAPVKHSAATAVTLLLIGSMCDLFDGLVARKLRSSALGAELDNLADLISFGIAPAYFVAVWGLVSPGSNQQLSAFIALTVLLAVVLRLARFSAVKMRPGIFQGMPCPMGAMTVLAIVLLDPPFIPGLLMILGVAYLMVSRIEYPKPQGLLATATLAWIVVSIGCLASWAAGLPGGDTLMHIGAVAQIALAAMAPLLVIRRKVGEKVGVVRARRAENRG; translated from the coding sequence ATGGAGCTCGACGACGAAGAGTCGACCGAGCTCCGCCGCCGACGCTGGGCCCGGGACCGCGAACTACGCGCCCCCCGCTCCCCCCAGCACCTGTCCACCGCCGACTTCCTGACCCTCGGCAACGCCGTCTGCGGCTTCCTGGCGATCTACTCGATCACCACCGGGATCCTCATGCCGCACCTCACCGACGAGTCGGCCGCCCCGGTCAAGCACAGCGCCGCCACCGCGGTGACGCTGCTGCTGATCGGCTCCATGTGCGACCTCTTCGACGGCCTGGTGGCGCGCAAGCTGCGCTCCTCCGCGCTCGGCGCCGAGCTCGACAACCTGGCCGACCTGATCAGCTTCGGCATCGCGCCGGCCTACTTCGTCGCGGTGTGGGGCCTGGTCTCCCCCGGCAGCAACCAGCAGCTCTCCGCGTTCATCGCGCTGACCGTGCTGCTGGCCGTGGTGCTGCGGCTGGCCCGCTTCTCGGCCGTGAAGATGCGACCGGGGATCTTCCAGGGCATGCCCTGCCCGATGGGCGCGATGACCGTGCTGGCCATCGTGCTGCTCGACCCGCCGTTCATCCCGGGCCTGCTGATGATCCTCGGCGTGGCCTACCTGATGGTCAGCCGGATCGAGTACCCCAAGCCGCAGGGCCTGCTGGCCACCGCGACGCTCGCCTGGATCGTCGTCTCCATCGGCTGCCTCGCCTCCTGGGCCGCGGGCCTGCCCGGCGGCGACACCCTGATGCACATCGGTGCGGTCGCCCAGATCGCGCTGGCCGCGATGGCTCCGCTGCTGGTCATCCGCCGCAAGGTCGGCGAGAAGGTCGGCGTGGTGCGGGCGCGTCGGGCGGAGAACCGGGGCTAG
- a CDS encoding putative cobaltochelatase — protein MDDLRLGLLLNAVSPAVGGVLVRGEKGTAKSTMVRALAGLLPSIGVVAGCRFACDPAAVDPQCPDGPHRGADRGERPAFLVELPVGVSEDRVVGALDLERALAEGVKAYEPGLLAKAHRGVLYIDEVNLLQDHLVDLLLDAAAMGRSYVEREGVSVRHAARFLLVGTMNPEEGELRPQLLDRFGLTVEIAATRDADERAEVVRRRLAYDADPAAFAARWDGRERELAERITAARELLPDVELSDLALRQITAVCAAFEVDGLRADIVMARTAVALAAWAGRTEVLEEDVRTAARLALPHRRRRNPFDAPGLDEEQLDRTLAEHQGEPDGDGDGPDDGGDGGPDGGGPDGGGPDGGGAPEPGDPHVPSGEASSDDAPAPPQQRPGGGRESAPVAADRPYRTRLFKVDGTGRGAQGRRSPAETDAGHTIRARRPQGRLSRLHLSATLRAAAPHQAARGRAGRALVLRRDDLREQVRRGRESNLVLFVVDASGSMAARQRMTAVKGAVLSLLMDAYQRRDKIGLVTFRGAGAELALPPTSSVEVGAARLEQLPTGGRTPLEAGLLRAHEVLRVERLRDPDRRPLLVVVTDGRATGGKDALPRARRAAGLLAAQGVAAVVLDCESGPVRLGLARELAAHLNGDAVSLDELRAEGVASLVREARTTTMTRKAA, from the coding sequence ATGGACGACCTGCGGCTGGGGCTGCTGCTGAACGCGGTCTCGCCGGCCGTGGGCGGGGTGCTGGTGCGGGGCGAGAAGGGCACCGCGAAGTCGACGATGGTGCGGGCCCTGGCGGGGCTGCTGCCGTCGATCGGGGTCGTGGCGGGCTGCCGGTTCGCCTGCGACCCGGCGGCGGTGGACCCGCAGTGCCCGGACGGGCCGCACCGGGGCGCGGACCGGGGTGAACGGCCCGCGTTCCTGGTGGAGTTGCCGGTCGGCGTGTCCGAGGACCGGGTGGTCGGCGCGCTGGACCTGGAGCGGGCCCTCGCCGAGGGCGTGAAGGCGTACGAGCCGGGGCTGCTGGCGAAGGCGCACCGCGGGGTGCTGTACATCGACGAGGTGAACCTGCTGCAGGACCACCTGGTGGACCTGCTGCTGGACGCGGCCGCGATGGGGCGCTCGTACGTGGAGCGCGAGGGCGTGTCGGTGCGGCACGCGGCCCGGTTCCTGCTGGTGGGGACGATGAACCCGGAGGAGGGCGAGCTGCGGCCGCAGCTGCTGGACCGGTTCGGGCTGACGGTGGAGATCGCGGCGACCCGGGACGCGGACGAGCGCGCCGAGGTGGTGCGCCGGCGGCTCGCGTACGACGCCGACCCGGCCGCCTTCGCGGCGCGCTGGGACGGGCGGGAACGGGAGCTGGCCGAACGGATCACCGCCGCACGGGAGTTGCTGCCAGACGTCGAGCTCTCCGACCTGGCGCTGCGTCAGATCACCGCGGTGTGCGCGGCGTTCGAGGTGGACGGCCTGCGCGCGGACATCGTGATGGCGCGCACCGCGGTGGCGCTGGCCGCCTGGGCGGGGCGCACCGAGGTGCTGGAGGAGGACGTCCGGACGGCGGCCCGGCTGGCGCTGCCGCACCGGCGGCGGCGCAACCCGTTCGACGCGCCCGGGCTGGACGAGGAGCAGCTGGACCGGACGCTGGCCGAGCACCAGGGGGAACCGGACGGCGACGGCGACGGGCCCGACGACGGCGGCGACGGCGGTCCCGACGGCGGCGGCCCGGACGGCGGCGGCCCGGACGGCGGCGGCGCACCGGAGCCCGGCGATCCCCACGTGCCGTCCGGGGAGGCGAGTTCGGACGATGCCCCCGCCCCGCCGCAGCAACGCCCGGGCGGCGGGCGGGAGTCGGCGCCGGTGGCGGCCGACCGGCCGTACCGCACCCGGCTGTTCAAGGTGGACGGCACCGGCCGGGGCGCGCAGGGCCGGCGCTCCCCCGCCGAGACGGACGCCGGGCACACCATTCGGGCCCGCCGCCCGCAGGGGCGGCTGTCCCGGCTGCACCTGAGCGCGACGCTGCGCGCGGCCGCGCCGCACCAGGCGGCGCGCGGGCGGGCCGGGCGGGCGCTGGTGCTGCGCCGGGACGACCTGCGGGAGCAGGTGCGCCGGGGCCGGGAGTCGAACCTGGTGCTGTTCGTGGTGGACGCCTCGGGGTCGATGGCGGCCCGGCAGCGGATGACGGCGGTCAAGGGCGCGGTGCTGTCCCTGCTGATGGACGCCTACCAGCGGCGCGACAAGATCGGCCTGGTGACGTTCCGCGGCGCGGGCGCGGAGCTGGCGCTGCCGCCGACCTCCTCGGTGGAGGTGGGCGCGGCCCGGCTGGAGCAGCTGCCGACCGGCGGCCGGACGCCGCTGGAGGCGGGCCTGCTGCGGGCGCACGAGGTGCTGCGGGTGGAGCGGCTGCGCGACCCGGACCGGCGCCCGCTGCTGGTGGTGGTGACCGACGGCCGGGCCACCGGCGGCAAGGACGCGCTGCCGCGGGCCCGCCGGGCGGCCGGCCTGCTGGCCGCGCAGGGCGTGGCCGCGGTGGTGCTGGACTGCGAGTCGGGCCCCGTCCGGCTGGGCCTGGCACGGGAGTTGGCCGCGCACCTGAACGGTGACGCAGTGAGCCTGGACGAGCTGCGGGCCGAGGGCGTGGCCTCGCTGGTGCGGGAAGCACGGACGACGACGATGACGCGAAAGGCGGCGTGA
- a CDS encoding cellulose binding domain-containing protein codes for MAGQRRRRAGRPGAGLVAGVLVVAGAGWAVQQQAVAAGGCRVDYTVVNAWQGGFGADVKVTNLGAAVTSWTLQWSFGNGEQVTQAWNADVTAGSTQVTAKSLDYNGSVASGATVGFGFNGSVPGAAAVPSSFTFNGTVCTGSPTATPSPGSSPSGTPAGQGRQVEKLDRGLVSVRSGTANLVSWRWLATDPDDVAFNVYRDGARVNAAPLATATDYLDAGAPAGASYTVRAVVGGVEQAASPASVGFADGYRDVPITPPPGGSNASGSYTYEANDASVGDLDGDGQYEFVLKWNPTDAKDNSQSGYTGDTYLDAYELDGTRLWRIDLGRNIRSGAHYTQFQVYDYDGDGRAEVAVKTADGTVDGAGRTIGSATADHRNSSGYVLSGPEFLTVFDGRSGAALQTVDYDPPRGTVSAWGDSYGNRVDRFLAGTAYLDGSRPSLVTARGYYTRTVITAWDWRGGKLTERWRFDTDASGNGAYAGQGDHQLAVADVDGDGRDEIVYGAMAVDDDGHGLWNTGQGHGDAMHVGDLDPSRPGLEEFKVDETTTKYSAWFADARTGRILWHQPDCGCDNGRGVSDDVYAGSPGAESWSSGVSGLYSAQGQDVGRKPGSANFTLWWDGDPVRELLDGTHVDKYGTAADTRLLTASGVHANNGTKATPSLSADLFGDWREEVVWPTTDNRALRIYSTPVPTPLRITTLMHDVQYREAVAWQNTAYNQPPHPGFFLGDGMPTAPRPVVHTP; via the coding sequence ATGGCAGGACAGCGCAGGCGACGGGCCGGGCGCCCGGGTGCGGGGCTGGTGGCAGGCGTGCTGGTGGTGGCCGGTGCGGGCTGGGCGGTCCAGCAGCAGGCGGTGGCGGCGGGCGGGTGCCGGGTGGACTACACGGTCGTCAACGCCTGGCAGGGCGGTTTCGGGGCGGACGTGAAGGTCACCAACCTCGGTGCGGCCGTGACGAGTTGGACGCTGCAGTGGTCGTTCGGCAACGGCGAGCAGGTCACCCAGGCGTGGAACGCGGACGTGACCGCGGGCAGTACGCAGGTCACCGCGAAGAGCCTGGACTACAACGGCTCGGTGGCGTCCGGCGCCACCGTGGGGTTCGGGTTCAACGGCTCGGTGCCGGGCGCGGCCGCAGTGCCCTCCTCGTTCACCTTCAACGGGACGGTGTGCACCGGGAGTCCGACCGCCACCCCGTCACCGGGCAGCTCCCCGTCGGGGACGCCCGCCGGGCAGGGGCGGCAGGTGGAGAAGCTGGACCGCGGGCTGGTCTCGGTGCGCAGCGGGACGGCGAACCTGGTGTCCTGGCGCTGGCTGGCCACCGACCCGGACGACGTGGCGTTCAACGTGTACCGGGACGGCGCCAGGGTGAACGCCGCACCGCTGGCCACCGCGACGGACTACCTGGACGCCGGCGCGCCGGCCGGGGCCTCGTACACGGTGCGGGCGGTGGTGGGCGGGGTCGAGCAGGCCGCCTCGCCGGCCTCGGTCGGCTTCGCGGACGGCTACCGGGACGTGCCGATCACGCCGCCGCCCGGCGGGTCGAACGCGAGCGGCTCCTACACGTACGAGGCGAACGACGCGAGCGTGGGCGACCTCGACGGGGACGGGCAGTACGAGTTCGTGCTGAAGTGGAACCCGACCGACGCCAAGGACAACTCGCAGTCGGGCTACACCGGCGACACCTACCTGGACGCGTACGAGCTGGACGGCACCCGGCTGTGGCGGATCGACCTGGGGCGCAACATCCGCTCGGGCGCGCACTACACGCAGTTCCAGGTGTACGACTACGACGGCGACGGGCGGGCCGAGGTCGCCGTGAAGACCGCGGACGGCACGGTGGACGGCGCCGGGCGGACCATCGGCAGCGCCACCGCCGACCACCGCAACTCCAGCGGGTACGTGCTGTCCGGGCCGGAGTTCCTGACGGTCTTCGACGGGCGCAGCGGCGCCGCGCTGCAGACGGTGGACTACGACCCGCCGCGCGGCACCGTCTCGGCCTGGGGCGACTCGTACGGCAACCGGGTGGACCGGTTCCTGGCCGGGACGGCGTACCTGGACGGCTCGCGCCCGTCGCTGGTGACGGCCCGCGGCTACTACACCCGCACCGTGATCACGGCCTGGGACTGGCGCGGCGGCAAGCTCACCGAGCGGTGGAGGTTCGACACCGACGCCTCCGGCAACGGCGCCTACGCGGGCCAGGGCGACCACCAGTTGGCGGTCGCGGACGTGGACGGCGACGGGCGGGACGAGATCGTCTACGGGGCGATGGCCGTGGACGACGACGGGCACGGGCTGTGGAACACCGGGCAGGGGCACGGCGACGCGATGCACGTCGGCGACCTCGACCCGAGCCGCCCGGGCTTGGAGGAGTTCAAGGTCGACGAGACCACCACCAAGTACTCGGCCTGGTTCGCCGACGCCCGGACCGGCCGGATCCTGTGGCACCAGCCCGACTGCGGCTGCGACAACGGGCGCGGCGTCTCCGACGACGTGTACGCGGGCAGCCCGGGCGCCGAGTCCTGGTCGTCCGGGGTCAGCGGGCTCTACAGCGCCCAGGGGCAGGACGTCGGGCGCAAGCCGGGTTCGGCCAACTTCACGCTCTGGTGGGACGGCGACCCGGTGCGCGAACTGCTCGACGGCACCCACGTCGACAAGTACGGCACCGCGGCCGACACCCGGCTGCTGACCGCCTCGGGCGTGCACGCGAACAACGGCACCAAGGCCACCCCGTCGCTGTCCGCCGACCTGTTCGGCGACTGGCGCGAGGAGGTGGTGTGGCCCACCACCGACAACCGGGCGCTGCGGATCTACTCCACCCCCGTGCCGACCCCGCTGCGGATCACCACGCTGATGCACGACGTGCAGTACCGGGAGGCCGTCGCCTGGCAGAACACCGCCTACAACCAGCCGCCGCACCCGGGTTTCTTCCTCGGCGACGGCATGCCGACCGCGCCGCGGCCCGTCGTGCACACGCCCTGA
- the cobO gene encoding cob(I)yrinic acid a,c-diamide adenosyltransferase, translated as MPKGVAENVPDDGLTTRQRRTQPITAVHTGPGKGKSTAAFGMALRAWNQGWPVGVFQFVKSAKWKVGEENALRVLGESGQGGTVAWHKMGSGWSWVQRDIESSEEAAREGWEQVKRDLAAETYRFYVLDEFTYPLHWGWIDVAEVVEVLRERPGSQHVVVTGRYAPEPLLELADLVTEMTKVKHPMDAGRKGQRGIEW; from the coding sequence ATGCCCAAGGGAGTGGCGGAGAACGTCCCGGACGACGGCCTGACGACGCGTCAGCGCCGGACCCAGCCGATCACGGCGGTGCACACCGGGCCGGGCAAGGGGAAGTCGACGGCGGCGTTCGGGATGGCGCTGCGGGCCTGGAACCAGGGCTGGCCGGTCGGGGTGTTCCAGTTCGTGAAGTCGGCGAAGTGGAAGGTCGGCGAGGAGAACGCGCTGCGGGTGCTCGGCGAGTCCGGGCAGGGCGGCACGGTGGCCTGGCACAAGATGGGCTCGGGCTGGTCCTGGGTGCAGCGCGACATCGAGTCCTCCGAGGAGGCGGCCCGGGAGGGCTGGGAGCAGGTCAAGCGGGACCTGGCGGCCGAGACGTACCGGTTCTACGTGCTGGACGAGTTCACCTACCCGCTGCACTGGGGGTGGATCGACGTGGCCGAGGTGGTCGAGGTGCTGCGGGAGCGGCCGGGCAGCCAGCACGTGGTGGTGACGGGCCGGTACGCGCCCGAGCCGCTGCTCGAACTGGCCGACCTGGTCACCGAGATGACCAAGGTGAAGCATCCGATGGACGCGGGCCGCAAGGGCCAGCGCGGCATTGAGTGGTAG
- a CDS encoding helix-turn-helix domain-containing protein, translated as MRRRQPPAPAPVPFSPAAARAHRTALGLTVEQVAAGLAAHGVRLLPGHVLGWEDGLLPPTEEQLTALARTLWCPPVRLMGTAPATLRDHRIARELTRDQAARLLGLTPTTYRQTETTGRWTGNEDQTRLLARVLALDLPTLIRLTGRTADLDARLRQVVQGRWQAQLHPVARLVPVAPAVLEHVLATLQSEHHTPTSWGAAPAPTRPDPTARFWHLLAEAGADGTP; from the coding sequence ATGCGACGCAGACAGCCGCCGGCCCCCGCGCCGGTGCCGTTCTCCCCGGCCGCCGCCCGCGCCCACCGCACCGCGCTCGGCCTGACGGTCGAGCAGGTCGCGGCCGGGCTGGCCGCCCACGGCGTGCGGCTGCTGCCCGGGCACGTCCTCGGCTGGGAGGACGGCCTGCTCCCGCCCACCGAGGAGCAGTTGACCGCCCTCGCCCGCACCCTGTGGTGCCCGCCCGTCCGGCTGATGGGCACCGCCCCGGCCACCCTGCGCGACCACCGGATCGCCCGCGAACTCACCCGGGACCAGGCCGCCCGCCTGCTCGGCCTCACCCCCACCACCTACCGGCAGACCGAAACCACCGGACGCTGGACCGGCAACGAGGACCAGACCCGCCTGCTCGCCCGGGTCCTCGCCCTCGACCTGCCCACCCTGATCCGCCTCACCGGCCGCACCGCCGACCTCGACGCCCGCCTCCGCCAGGTCGTCCAGGGCCGCTGGCAGGCCCAACTCCACCCCGTCGCCCGCCTGGTCCCGGTCGCCCCCGCCGTCCTCGAACACGTCCTCGCCACCCTCCAGTCCGAGCACCACACCCCCACCTCCTGGGGCGCCGCCCCCGCCCCGACCCGCCCCGACCCCACCGCCCGCTTCTGGCACCTCCTCGCCGAGGCCGGGGCCGACGGGACGCCCTGA